A window of Gossypium raimondii isolate GPD5lz chromosome 7, ASM2569854v1, whole genome shotgun sequence genomic DNA:
AGAATGGGCATTAGCTTTGAAACTGCCATCCGTCCCACATGTATTGTCAATGCTCAGAGGCTTATCAATGGGGCACTTTGCCACTCAGAGGTGCATTGATGAAGGTGGGATTTTGCCCTTACTCCATGCTTTGGAAGGTGTGTCTGGAGAAAATGAGATTGGGGCAAAGGCAGAAAATTTGCTGGACACTCTATCAGATAAGGAAGGCAAAGGAGATGGATTCTTGGGGGAAAAGGTGTGTAGGTTGCGGCATGCAACTAGAGATGCAATGAGACAGCGAGCTTTAAGGAAAAGGGAAGAGTTGCTTCAGGTACCTTCATAGAGTTTAAATTCCTTGTATATGTGCTTGCATACCTGCTGCGGGAAAGTGAAATTTGCCAATGGTACAATTTTGTAGctggttttcttctttttttacatAGGCTTTTACTtccatttcttttgttttcgaAATTGTAGTTGTGAATAGTTTCAATTGCATGGTTGTATTTCTTTAGCATGGATCTTATTAAGTTTTCTTCTTGTTGCAAGCCTATGTACTTCTAATGATGAAACTTTTGAATGTTAATTAATGGAGCTTGTAGAGGTATAGAACAGGCATTCATATGCCAgttttctccctctcctctcctctcctctcctcttttcatttatttgtttatcttgGCTAGAAAAGCTGAACTGATTCTTtatattgtgttttcttttggCAACTGTATAGGGACTTGGAATGCGACAAGAGCTAGCTTCAGATGGTGGTGAGCGAATTGTTGTTGCTCGGCCTCTTCTGGAAGGTTTGGAAGatgtggaggaggaggaagatgGGCTGGCATGCATGGTGTGTCGAGAAGGCTATAGTTTGAGACCCACTGACTTGCTGGGTGTTTATTCTTATAGCAAGCGAGTAAACCTGGGTGTTGGCACGTCAGGAAGTGCACGTGGAGAGTGTGTTTACACTACCGTTagttattttaacattattcatTTCCAGTGCCATCAAGAGGCTAAAAGAGCAGATGCTGCTCTGAAGAATCCAAAGAAAGAGTGGGAGGGTGCTACTCTCAGGAACAATGAATCACTTTGCAATTCTTTATTTCCTGTGAGAGGTCCGTCAGTTCCACTAGCACAGTATGTCCGGTATGTCGACCAATACTGGGATAACCTCAATGCTCTTGGTCGTGCTGATGGAAGTCGGCTCCGGCTGTTGACTTATGATATTGTTCTGGTATGCTCTTCCATCTAAAGCTTGTTATTAACTTGTGTGTTCTGTTTTTAGATTTTGTGCCTGATATATCTGCATATTTTCTGCGCAGATGCTAGCTCGATTTGCAACAGGGGCATCATTCAGTGCAGAGTGTAGGGGCGGTGGAAGGGAAAGCAACTCCCGCTTTTTGCCTTTCATGATCCAAATGGCTCGTCACCTTCTGGAACAGGGAGGCCCCTCTCAGAGACGTAACATGGCCAAGACAGTAGCAACATACATATCCTCTTCAACATTAGATTCAAAGTCTGCAACCGGTGGAACTCAACCTTTGGGAACAGAGGAAACCGTTCAGTTCATGATGGTAAATTCACTGCTTTCAGAGTCCTACGAGTCATGGTTGCAACATCGACGTGACTTCTTGCAACGTGGAATATATCATGCCTACATGCAGCATACTCATGGCCGGTCAACAGCTAAGATAGAATCAGCAAGTAGCAGCAAAAGTCCCACCTCCACCTCAGAAACTGGTGGTGATGAGCTACTGTCAATTGTTCGACCCATGCTGGTGTATACAGGCTTGATTGAGCAGTTGCAGCAAATATTCAAGGTTAAGAAATCGTCAAGTTTGGCAGCCACCAAAGGCAAATCTGAAGGAACCTCAACCGGAACTGAAGGAGAAGGGTTGGAAGGTTGGGAGGTGGTGATGAAAGAGAGGTTGTTGAATGTGAAGGAAATGATAGGGTTCTCCAAAGAGTTGCTCTCATGGCTCGATGACATGACTTCTGCAAGTGATTTGCAAGAGGCTTTCGACATCATTGGTGCCTTGGGTGATGTTTTATCGGGTGGATTTTCCCGGTGTGAGGATTTTGTGCAAGCTGCTATTGCTGCAGGAAAAATGTGAGTTTCCTTTTGATGCTTGTATTCGGTTACCACTTCAATTTGactttttggaactaataagtCAAGGTTGCCATGTAAAAGTAAAACTTGCTCTTCTATGATTCTTCAATgcaaaaaactaaaatttattaattactctttaaataattataatactaCTACTACCAATAAACTACAAGATATGATTGATGGAATATTTTTGCTTTGGTTGGGGACCATAACCATCCATCAAACATCTCTCTTGCTTCTAATCTGGCATTCTCTCTAAAGCTCCTAATCGAGTAGGATAAAATGGTAACAGCAATCCACAGAAGTCTAAACAAAATACCTTGTGTAGAAAGATGtccaattcaaataataaaacagGACTCtggttttctgttttttttccccttctcaAGCTCttgaattcttttcttttttccattttgtCCTTTTCTGGCCTAAAAGAAATTACCTttagttaatattaatttttttcatgttcatGCAACATGCAACGTCCCAAATTGGTTGCAAAAAGCCATATATTTCCTCTCTACTTATTCAGTCgtcatacatattttaaaactgTAGATTCAATAGGTTGAGATGCTGATCTCAATCATGATCAATATACCCAAactaagaaaaagaattattaagaACAACCAACTTGATTCCTTTTAACTATgatacaaaacaaaaaaagctacttgaaaatgatttaataatcaattgagctccaaataaaaattaacactacactaaatagaagaagaagaagaagaaggagaagaggaAAAATGGAGATGCCTGAAGTGATTCCGGTGTGCTATTATAGAAACCTAGCCAAATTAAACACGTCTTGGTTCAATGACAACCTAGGTAGGAGGTTTTTTGGGTGTAAGAAATTTGGCAGTGAATTTCGAAAACCATGTCGGTTTTTCAGCTGGTTTGACCCACCATTGACGTCCCGTTCACAAATTGTGTTGTTGGGTCTTGTAAAAAAAGTGAGGACATTGGAGAATGCAAGGAGGAGGGAGAGAAAAACTTGATTTTTGGTGCTTGTATTTGTAACTGTGttgttttttaaaccttaaaaatcaGCTTATGTTGTTATTGTTAGCATTGAAAACCAGCTTATGTTTTGTAATGTTGTTGCTGGTATATTGTTGCTTATGTTGTTATACATGCTGCTAGTATTTTGTTGCTTATGTTGTTATACATGGCTGCTAGTATACATGGCTAACCAGCTCATGTTGTTGTTTACAAACTTGAAAGACTTGAAATGGGATATAATATGTGGTTGTTGATTACAAattgttttgtaatatttttgttgcTTACAACAATTAGAATGTTTAATCttcatttcatttgtatttctCAATACTCATATATCAGAAAAGAtaacaaatggaaaaaaaaatttatttctcaattctcaCACATTTGTTTTTTCAATACTCATatgttagaagagaagagataaCACAAATTGCATGGatcaattgtaacaccccttacccgcaTTCCTGatcggaacagagtatgaggtgttactaaatttttaaaaaaatttcgacagcatttgtgtttatttttgcttaaacctcctgcaagtTTTCAAACACAATTCAAAATTCCAACCAAGTTCAGTTGTATAAACATacacaatttaaccattaataaacactacattttaaatcgaaccataacatatatttacatggtGACGCCCCATTACATAAgtcgtctatacatgccataatttccGGAATACTAGTAGCAAAATATCCAAACGTGGatgatagtgtagatgattgtctgactcCGTCCCAATTCCGAGTTGATGGAaatcactataatcaagggaaaaataaaaacgagtaagcatatagcttagtaagtaaacatatgacaaataaataaatttctcacatgacTACACCatagtataaatttattcataaataaatttcattgtttgtgtaatttccagcaagctggtTTTCTGCGTCATgaccactaatttatttttatctggagctacagggctcaaaattgaattccgtaaattttccctgaaactagacccatatatatttctatcataaaattttcagaatttttggtcaagcaaattagtacagtttattctttaaatcttcccctgtttcactgcctgaCAGTCCTGACCTACCCTTACAAATATTCACATAACTCtctgtaaaagtttcaaaaaatgttctcgtttgtttctatgAAAAATAGACTCAAAAATGAATCCAGGAATTTAgatttcaagccataattattttttagaatttttggtgattttccaaagttggaacacCTGTCTcagtaaaattcaaatatctcaaaaaatacaactcttttgcttgctatatttctttcatatgaaaatagactcattcagattcaatttcatatattatttaacctctaattcattttccaccatttatggtgattttttatAGTTGCCCAACTGCTGCCATTCAAAACAGTTTTGCATTCAAATTgtctctttttgtatttttgattttcctcccatcttatacatgggttgattaagtatcaaacccaatattccttcTATAtatgggttgattaagtatcaaacccaatattccttccataaacttgtccaccacatatatgaatattcaccttcccaatttactcgttgaacactcgaaatgttaaccgttatcggTGAGTTtcgcacttagcaaccaccaatgaatcggggaatcagcacacagcaaccccttgggggaatcagcacttagcaacccccttcacatttcagatgcggtggaatcagcacttagcaaccaccaatgaataggggaattagcacttagcaacccctcgggggaatcagcacttagcaaccccctttcacatttaaaatacggtggaatcaacacttagcaaccaccaatgaatcggggaatcagcacacagcaaccccttTATATGCAATATGCTCCGGCCTATTTCGAGTGTTCAACCAAAAACCGTGTTTTGCAACCccttaccacctttcccaatttaacaacattttttggaatcttgccaaacatttattttatattcaaataaatctcaacacatatcaaataatatcaaaataatacattaagtcacatgtttacttacctcggtgcaaaatatcgaaattttgcaatttactccactactttctcttttccccgtttgaggtagtcttctcgtctttattgatctataatagaaaatttaactcatttaacattcacatttattaaaataatccaccacccaactttttaaaaaattacaattttgcccccaaacttttgcataattacacttttgtccccaagctcagaaattaaacttcatcacttattcttaggttttatgacatgctgaacatttttcccttctatggcaacatcaaattctcactctaacacatatttttgaacattaactatttttaccgattatgttaatttacccgttttcgtttaaaatcgcttagcaaaagttgtttaacataatttctaacttcatattccaccataaaacagaaaaataaacacatttcacctatgggtatttttccaaatatgaaccctaacacgaattattgatagaataagctaaattaagttatcgggactccaaaaacgtaaagaacattaaaaacggggcttggaatcacttactattgagcttgaaagcttaaaaaccctaactatggctttccccttgctgatttcgttcaccatgaagaagatgagcacattttgccatctttttccctttttaattctttttattactaaatgactaaaatgcccccatttaaaaaaaaatctatttcacccatttcttatgtctatttttgtccatcaattatctaatggtctaattaccatataaggacccccaatttataatttcataacaattagacacttctaacatgtagaactcaacttttgcactttttacaatttagtccttttgactaaattgagtgcccaaacgtcgaaattttcgaacgaaatttttacgaaatttttctgtaaaattgtagaccatgaaaatataataataatcatattttctctcgtcggatttgtggccccgaaaccactattccgactaggcccagaatcgggttgttacatcaATGCTCATATATTAAGGCCAAAACGCCAAACTTTTTACAAAATGGTAACTTTACCTTAATGaatcttttatatttacatCTAGCTTTTTCATTATCTTTGGACACAACATTCCTTTCCATTTGTCagcttcttctttcttcttgacAATAAGTAACATAATCTTGGTCCTTATTGTTTCCATCATGGTCAGAATCGGTTTCCCTCTTACTTCCAGTATCATCTGTCAGTAAACAACATAAATGATTAGTGAATTGCTAATGATTAGtaagaaacataaaacataagGGTTTACTTTGTTAaatgattcaaaaaaattattcaccaATATGTCAGAATGGCTTTTAATTGAGAAGTGAGACATTGACCAGTGAGTAAGATTCTTTTCCTTCAACCAATCATAAGCATGCTGATTGGTTTTCTTCAGTTCATCCATGGCATCCTCAAAATCTCTTGTAGTGCTTGCTCCGGTAGCTTTCCAAAGCAAATCTTTCAATTCCTTTGTTCGAAAACCAACCTTCTTGAAATTGGCATGTAGGTGTCTAACACAGTGTCCTGTTTCTGCATTAGGAAACAACATACATATTGCTTTTAAAAGTCCCTGCAATTAGAACaaatatagtttaattttttgacaaaccttaaaccctaaataaaaacaacataaaaaataaataaattgagttttaccTTTTGTTTGTCACACATGAAAGATATTTGGTACGAGCTCACAATTTCCAATTCTATTGCAAGCAACTCCAAGAACCAAAGCCATGATGCTTGGTTTTCACTTTCGACAACAGCATATGCAAGATGATAGATGCCATTATTTGCATCTATCCCAACAGCTGCAAGCAAGTAGCCACCATAGTAGCCCTTCAAGAAACATCCATTTAAACCTACTATCCTCCTACAACTAGCCCTATAGCCATCTTTGCATGCCTGCAGACAGACAAACATCCTTTGAAACAACCTGTTATCCAGATAACATATAGTTATTATTCCCTCATTTTGGGTCCTAACCTCCAACAAATACTCATAAATATTCTCATATTGAACCTTATGAGCTCCTTCAATTAATTCCAATGCCCTAAGTTTAGCCCTCCTACATTTGGTTAGTGAGACTATGCAACACAAATATCTTTTAACATCTTGTTGTAATGATTTCAGAGAATAATTAGGATCAACAatgaatttttctttataatgttCACCTATTCAAGCTGAGATtacattcttatttttatagactttagaaaaAGTATGATTAGGGTTTGAACTCTTAATTTGCCAAGTCTAGTCAGTAGGGTTATTAGGGTTTAGTCTAGAGGCCCATATGAACCAAGAACATTTTTCACTGCAGAAtgcttttaacctttttaaatcatttttgggaaacttaataaaataactattcaaCCTACCATACTGCTTGACAACTTCTTTTAGACTGTCTTTAGACTTAAATAACATTCCAACCTTAAGTCTAGGATTACTCATGTCATTCTCTAGGTTGAACTCAGGCCAATTTTGGCTATTTGAGTCAGATTCATGTGCATTATCTAACCTCTCAGAATCATCACTATCACATGGTTCACCTATTTCTATACCATCCACGTTTAAACCATCTAAATTAACTCTTATCTTATTAGACACATCACTTTCAGATGCATCACTACCAGACACATCACTGCTagacatttcttcttcattctcaTTAAAATTGTCATCAATTAAACCTGCCAAACAAATTACTCATCAATAAAGGCAGACAACATAGGCAAACACTTTAACCATTTCTGTCAGACAATAAccaatacaaaataatttaatacaaacacaaccatttctGCCATGCACATGGCAGACAactaatacaaaaataatttaatacaaacacaaccatttttgtCATGCACATGGCAGACAATAACATACAATAGCCAGTACAATATAGAAGgtaaataacaaatttgatattGCCACATACAATATAGCAGCTTGGATACAAAAATGGCAGATATAAACAATAAACATCAGTTTGATAATGGTATTCATACAATGGCagataaaacaataaacatCATGCACATGGCATATAATACACATTATATGTCATTCACTTTAATAACCAAAACCTAATCTGTCATGCAcattaataacaaataaaaccaaaatcgaAATAACCCTAGATCAAAATCTAAAtcgaaatcaaaatcaaaatcgaaaTCGAAATCGAAATCGAAATCGAAATcgaaattgaaatcaaaatcaaaatcaaaatcagtgagtgtttcaaaattgaaatcaaaatcaaaatcgaaatcgaaatcaaaatcaaaatcaaaatcaaaatcaaaatcaaaatcaaaattgaaatcgaaataaccctaaatctaaaaaataaaaaactaaatgcAACAACTTACCAGTTAAAGTGGATGTAACAACATTGTCAGCTTCTCTTCTATTGCCCATTGTCGCTGAGAATCAGAAACACTGAATGGTTtctaatttcttcttcttttctcccCAAACAAAAAAGACCAATCGTACCCTAAACCCTTATACCTTGTTAATCGATTATTGAAACAATttctaaccctaaacccttcTTAATCGATTCCTGAATCAGTTTCAACCCTAAACCAACCCaaatcacaatcaaaattttcccaaatCGATTTTGTTTTCCCCCCCAAACCCCCTTAATCCTAATctgtttctaattttttaccCCTAAACCCCATAACCCTTCAATTTTTCCCTAAACCCGCCCCAAACCAAGACCCATCAGTTGCTTCACCAACGTGGCAAGTTAACTTGCCACATTAGCTGGTTAACTTGCCACGTCAGCGGTCCGTTAACACCCTAATTGAAATTGTTAATCAGTGactattttcttacttttttatAACGTTAGTGGTtgtttgtaactttttaaaagttgagtgactaaaatgaaacctAGGTGACTGTTTTGTCAGCTACCCCAAAGTTGGGTGATTGTTGGTGAAATTTActccttttttaaattataaaagttaaaaaaatggaaacaaatataaattttttttataaagatttcctttaaaaattttctggcGTACTTTCAACACATTCCTGCTACCAGGCAAGCTTCCCACTGTCTGTTTGTCTCTAATGTGCAAGGCCTACCACAGAAATTAAGGTaggtaaaaatttaaaccataattTTAGCTTCATTGATTTGTACTATTTCACGCTTGATTTTCAAGCTTAAAGACTGTTTTTGAGGTCTGCCGACCATCGCGGCCATGACAACACTATTTGAAACCCAATTATTGGTATTTTATTTGCCTTTAGCTTCATTGATTTCTACTATTTCACGCTTGATTTTCAAGCTTAAAGACTGTTTTTGAGGTCTGCCGACCATCGCGGCCATGACAACACTATTTGAAACCCAATTATTGGTATTTTATTTGCCTTGTTGCTCATATGGATTTTGATTGCTTTATGTGGGAATACAAATGGTATTTACAAGTTATGACCTCCCTTCTGATTTCCTCCATTTTTGATGGTAAGTTTTTAGGCAATGGGGTTTCAAAGTAAAGAACCAAGCTTACAAGCTGAGAATACAacggatgatgatgatgatgatgtaacAGTTTTTAGGCAATTTGAGTCTGAATCATATGTGTTGGGTCTAAATCATATGTGAAGTTAGTGGAGCCATCGAAGAATGCTGTAAACAATCGTGAAGGCCTTATTGATAAGCTCAAAGATATTGGCtgcaattttttataatttttaatatttttattactttaaaataaatctataataaaaaaatgaaaattctaatttttttatatttttagaatttttaaataaatataacacaaaTTGCTTGATTTTTTGACATGGCCCAACCTTAGTGTGCCATGTGACAAAATTGATGGCAAGTTAACATTGTCAAAAGTCTTGAACTTAAATTgggtctttttttttatataataacccaaaattttaatttacccaAACCTCTTAGAAAATCCAAGCTAGGTGTTGTATAAGCTCATGCTATgcttccaaaataaaatatcagtATTGGAAACTTTACgggatattatatatatggtatataaatgtatttgtatgatatttatattattttccttatatgtTGTGTActaatttatattattcaatttttaaaacattaaattataaaatatatttatataatttatcatgGTGAtctaattttgagaaaaatcattttattatttagttaattttatttacaatgATAGTAGTTGCTAGTGTtagtgaaatattttaattttattggcGGATTCAAATACtattatatgtatttttctaatttttgaattttttacggCACTTTTAAAATCtcgagtttaaaattttactcgaatatcaaataatttttcttatttttaagtgataaatttaaattcaaatatttgacatatagGTAGTGTTTAGAAAGTCActtagtaattgaatttgagtGTAATTGCTTGTAATTATACAATGATGACATGTTTGGGTAACTATTATAACAGATGAGTTCCACCAAATTGGGTGTAGTTGGAGCACCCCAATTACACTTTCTAATTCTTAGAGAGAAAGTTATAGACTATTTGGAATGTGAACCTAAATATTATAAGGTTGGTGCTACTTATgcatagaattttttttttgcaccatATCGTGGGGTATAATACCATTTGAAAGAATGGTGTCATGAATAAGTACTATAGACAATTCAcgaactctttaatttgagacattTAAGGCTTTGAAATGTAGTTGAGAATACAtttgttattctaaaaaaaaattctcatattaacaaaataaccttagtatagtaaaaaaaacaaagttggATCGTAGTAACATGttgcatatttcataatttcaataataataagtgGAATTGAGATTATCCATACTTTGAAGAGTACATGGAAGAAGGATATCTTGATAATctttgtaacacctcaaacctggtctagacgttatggccaaatctggaAATGTTACGAAGAAGGGTTTCGAATCCAATCTTATCATGTTAAAAACCCTGTATAGTTTATTAGTAAAAGAGTCcacattttataaaacatattattattatatttagtaatGAAACCATAAACAATTTGCTTTTTCAGAAAACATAATTTGCAGCGGatgttttaaaagtatttatatttgaaaatcgaggttgtgttttcaaaaaaacatttGTTTGCGTAAAACCGTTGTTTTATCATACGTTGCAGgataaaaatcaaaacacatccaaatccaaaaattataaacaagTAGTCCAAAAagtcccaaaattacaaaactctcaagaaaaatctagaaaatttaataaattattaattaaaaacagtTCACGGACTAGTGGTCACCACTGAGCCTCCGTTGCACCAATCCGCCTATGCTTGAGGATTACCTAAACAGAACAGACAAATAGATgtgagtttttaaaaaatcagtGTGTAACTTAACgaaaacatacatacatatattcttaacgaaaacatacatacatatattcttAGATTTCCCACATAGCAGAACAGATACAGACATAAATCCTTAACAGAATCAGGTTATCTCAGAATCATGCAGATATGCAAAGTCCTACCcctatcctctacacaccaactctgaccatcccaacacaccatgtggggtataaaacacccacctAGCCCTACACATCACAAAGTGTCCGTACGACACTTGTCAGAATAAGTTGCAGCCATGCTGCTAGTATATTGGCGACATGTCGCCTCATAGaatacttcctccacatatacataTCCCACCCCATACACACATGCAGATAACAGAATAACAGATATGTCAAGACTAACATGTCCCGCATGCtcatatacataaattacacaTGTTTATCCATAATAATCAGATCATACATATCGTATTTCATCATACTCAACCCAATCTACTAGAGTAGCAGATTTCATGCTTTCGGGTTTGTTTTGCCCTTACCGACCTTACGGAAGGCCCACAATCAATGGAAATGACATGTGCGACCATagggaaaaattctaaattttgggCCCATaggcccgtgtggcccacagcCCACACGCCTAAATTAGCCTAGGTtgtgtgacccacacggccaCACACACACCCATCATATGGCCGTGTGTCGCACACGGCCTACTACACAGTCGAGCACATGCCTGTGTGGGGTCGATAGGCTAGTTTTTCGGCTTTCGTCGATCGACGTTTTCTTGCATTCTTGTTACATATCTGGCTCATTTTTTTATGTGAAAGCAATCTCGAGACAACCGAAACCTACAATCCATCAACAAAATGCCGAAAATCAATCTTAATTCCTCAATTCCAATTGAGTCACCACTCGAATACAACGCAACCAAAagcaaaatttcaacaaaaagatTGCGCTAAAACATTTCAAAAGCTTACCCATGACTACAATAGCCTCTAACTTTACTACACAACCGGAGAGTCTCGGATTTCCtgaaaatcacttaacaaaatggTATACTGAATCAACTTTATATACCAACAGAAAATTGAAACATTAACTAAGACTCCTTCAAAACTACAACGAACCCTTACTTACGAAGCAGCACGAAGAACCCAAAAATTTGAAGTATTgtgattgaatgaaaaaaatggtgatagaatcaaaagggaaaagaaatgaaattaattgtAACAGagaggggaaaagaaaaaaaaggtcaaaggaattttggggaaaaataaaataagaaaaaaaataaaataaaattaaaattctttacTTCGAAATAAAATCCTACTACATCCCAACTCTCCACTAACTCACTAACCACATAATCCTACCAAATTTGACACCTCAATCCACATCCAACTACCTCAGAATTTTAACTCTATCGAACCTCTGTCAGCCAACCGAAGCAAAAATTATCATCCACACTTACACTGGAATTCAAACATGAAACCTTCAGGCAAGCTAACACCTTAGAACTTGAACCAAtaggctcattctgatataatttgactagaaataaaataatgaatagactaggataaaaaataatatatttttcaaaagtgaGACTTGAGcccaagacctcaaacacacatcCAAAACACTTAGCCATTGAagcaaatacatatttataaaaatttatgacaaatttcacaaaaataaaattaaataaattagggtgttacaatcttaatgatgtaaatttaaattcatatgatGATGAACTTGATCAAGGACCAACAAATGATGATTAggagtataagttaaatattaaagagagaATAATTCAACAAATATGCACTAGAGCAATTAGATAAATTtgcatataattttattttcttgctatttttagtaattttattatcaacttttttagattaacataatatatattatgatttaatttgtaCTACCCAAGATGACATAGATAATTACGATATAATTACACTTCATCACCAAACACGTTTaggaaattataattttatgtaattacaaGATACTGTAACTACTAccctaataattataat
This region includes:
- the LOC105764033 gene encoding uncharacterized protein LOC105764033 — translated: MGNRREADNVVTSTLTGLIDDNFNENEEEMSSSDVSGSDASESDVSNKIRVNLDGLNVDGIEIGEPCDSDDSERLDNAHESDSNSQNWPEFNLENDMSNPRLKACKDGYRASCRRIVGLNGCFLKGYYGGYLLAAVGIDANNGIYHLAYAVVESENQASWLWFLELLAIELEIGLLKAICMLFPNAETGHCVRHLHANFKKVGFRTKELKDLLWKATGASTTRDFEDAMDELKKTNQHAYDWLKEKNLTHWSMSHFSIKSHSDILMILEVRGKPILTMMETIRTKIMLLIVKKKEEADKWKGMLCPKIMKKLDVNIKDSLR